A genomic region of Raphanus sativus cultivar WK10039 chromosome 6, ASM80110v3, whole genome shotgun sequence contains the following coding sequences:
- the LOC108812514 gene encoding uncharacterized protein LOC108812514 isoform X5, with protein sequence MTSLRTSSELEGEMVEPYFRRLVLRSVAHIIRLYSSSLITECEVFLNMLVKATFLDLPLWHRILVLEILRGFCVEARTLRILFQNFDMNPKNTNVVESMVKALARVVSSIQFQETSEESLAAVAGMFSSKAKGIEWILDNDASSAAVLVASEAHAITLAIEGLLGVVFTVATLTDEAVDIGELESPRYEHHPTSDYYTGKTSHLCISMVDSLWLTILDAFSLILSRSQGEAIVLEILKGYQAFTQACGVLHAVEPLNSFLASLCKFTIVLPTDAERKSFSSLVQSPVSKRSEVQVDQKDVIVLTPKNVQALRTLFNIAHRLHNVLGPSWVLVLETLAALDRVIHSPHSTTQEIATAVPKLTREPSRQYADFSILSSLNSQLFESSALMHVSAVKSLLSALHMLSHQSMTETSGSVSSAASKKIGSINFSVDRMISVLVNNLHRVELLWDQVVGHFLELAEHSNQNLRNLALDALDQSISAVLSSEQFGEYPPRSRDATLDVESKSTELKSVECAVLSSLKALYFSAQKADVRVGSLKILLHVLERCGEKLYYSWPGILEMLRSVADASEKDVATLGFQSLRVIMSDGLSTLPADCLHVCIDVTGAYSAQKTDLNISLTAIGLLWTLTDFVAKGLHHESLMEKGSGFNNVDTTPQQTNAEGVEDSDKPDYEARIQVVNHEKLLFLVFSLIQKLVDDERPEVRNSAVRTFFQILGSHGNKLSKKMWEDCLWNYIFPMLDGASHKAATSSKDEWQGKEIGTRGGKAVHMLIHHSRNTAQKQWDETFVLVLGGIARLFRSYFPLLESLPNFWSGWESLLAFVKNSIFNGSKEVSLAAINCLQTAVVSHCVKGNLQLRYLNSVMDVYELVFQKSSSYTGDTASKVKQEILHGLGELYVQSLQMFDDKMYMQLLGIIDLAIKQAIISSENFETEFGHVPPVLRHVLEILPSLGPPEHLSSMWLILLREFLHYLPRVDSALPNEEGETEQSTIGHRASSEVSKHKANSSSDKTIPTTRITSKMFAEKLIPALVELLLRAPAVEKYILFGEVIQNLRRCMMTRRDNPDGSLWKVAAEGFNRLLVEDVKICSVGDDTDLKISKTARVRIWKEIGDVYEIFLVGYCGRALSSNSLPAAALKANENLEMALLDGLGDIILKSTVDAPREVLERLVLTLDRCASRTCSLPIETVELMPAHCSRFSLKCLQKLFSLSSFSSETENWHTTRAEVSRISIITLMERCESILSKFLSDENNLDNRPIPTARLEEIIFALQELDRLTIHPEAASVLPLQPYLKTILREDNRDTRSHLLVLFPSLCEIVLSRETRVRELVQVLLRAVATELGLEKVSLSS encoded by the exons ATGACATCACTTAGGACCAGCTCAGAG CTCGAGGGAGAAATGGTTGAACCTTATTTCCGCCGGTTGGTGCTGCGGTCAGTTGCTCATATTATTCGACTGTATAGTTCTTCTCTCATTACAGAATGCGAG GTGTTCCTAAATATGCTTGTGAAAGCTACATTTTTAGATTTGCCATTGTGGCATCGCATTCTTGTTCTTGAGATTTTGAGG GGGTTCTGTGTTGAGGCAAGAACATTACGGATTCTtttccaaaattttgatat GAAccctaaaaatacaaatgttGTGGAGAGCATGGTCAAAGCACTTGCTCGAGTTGTTTCTAGCATACAG TTTCAGGAGACGAGTGAGGAAAGTCTAGCAGCTGTTGCTGGGATGTTTAGTAGCAAAGCTAAAG GAATTGAATGGATTCTTGATAATGATGCTTCCAGTGCGGCTGTTCTCGTTGCGAGCGAAGCTCATGCAATAACTTTGGCAATTGAAGGCTTACTTGGAGTTGTGTTTACAGTCGCCACTTTAACAGATGAAGCAGTAGACATTGGGGAG CTTGAATCCCCCAGATACGAGCATCATCCAACGTCTGATTATTATACTGGGAAAACCTCACATCTTTGTATCTCGATGGTAGATTCATTATGGCTGACTATACTCGACGCATTTTCCCTTATTCTATCAAG gtcacaaggtgaggcaatCGTATTGGAAATACTGAAAGGATATCAGGCATTTACTCAG GCATGTGGCGTTCTTCATGCTGTAGAACCCTTGAACTCTTTTCTTGCATCACTTTGTAAATTTACCATCGTTTTGCCAACTGATGCCGAAAGGAAAAG TTTCAGTAGCCTCGTACAGTCTCCTGTGTCCAAACGTTCTGAAGTACAGGTTGATCAGAAAGATGTCATTGTCCTGACACCCAAGAATGTTCAG GCATTGAGAACACTCTTCAACATCGCTCATAGGTTGCATAACGTATTGGGGCCATCATGGGTGTTG GTTCTTGAAACTCTGGCAGCCCTAGATCGAGTTATTCATTCTCCTCATTCAACCACCCAG GAGATCGCAACTGCAGTTCCAAAGCTCACCAGGGAGCCTTCTAGGCAGTACGCTGATTTTAGCATTCTGTCTTCTTTAAATTCTCAA CTGTTTGAAAGCTCGGCTCTAATGCATGTGTCTGCTGTTAAATCACTTCTTTCTGCACTCCATATGTTGTCCCATCAATCCATGACAGAAACTTCGGGCAGTGTTTCATCAGCTGCAAGTAAAAAAATTGGGAGCATCAATTTTTCGGTGGACAGAATGATATCTGTTCTCGTAAATAATCTCCACA GGGTGGAACTACTATGGGACCAAGTTGTTGGCCACTTTCTTGAG CTCGCTGAACATTCAAATCAGAACTTGAGAAATTTGGCGCTTGATGCCCTGGACCAATCCATATCTGCTGTCTTAAGTTCGGAGCAATTCGGAGAATATCCGCCCAGATCAAGAGATGCAACCCTGGAT GTAGAATCAAAGTCAACTGAGTTGAAGTCAGTTGAGTGTGCTGTACTATCTTCTCTCAAGGCTCTTTACTTTTCGGCCCAAAAGGCCGATGTTCGAGTTGGTTCATTAAAAATCCTCCTTCATGTACTTGAG AGATGTGGGGAAAAGTTGTACTATAGCTGGCCTGGCATTCTTGAGATGTTGAG GTCTGTTGCCGACGCATCAGAGAAGGATGTAGCGACCCTCGGGTTTCAG AGTCTCCGGGTTATTATGAGTGATGGACTTTCTACTCTTCCGGCAGACTGTCTCCATGT GTGCATAGACGTTACTGGAGCTTACAGTGCACAGAAGACCGATTTGAATATAAGTTTAACAGCCATTGGCCTGTTGTGGACTCTGACTGATTTCGTAGCAAAGGGGCTTCACCATGAGTCTCTAATGGAGAAAGGATCGG GATTCAATAATGTTGATACCACTCCACAGCAAACAAATGCTGAGGGTGTGGAAGATTCCGACAAGCCAGATTATGAAGCTCGAATACAAGTAGTAAATCATGAGAAACTATTGTTTTTAGTATTTTCGTTAATTCAGAAACTCGTGGATGACGAGCGACCAGAG GTGAGGAATTCAGCTGTCAGGACGTTTTTCCAGATTTTGGGAAGTCATGGGAacaaactttcaaaaaaaatgtgGGAGGATTGTCTGTGGAACTATATCTTCCCGATGTTGGATGGCGCCTCTCACAAG GCTGCAACATCATCAAAGGACGAATGGCAAGGAAAAGAAATAGGCACTCGAGGAGGGAAAGCAGTGCACATGCTTATACATCACAG TCGCAATAcagcacagaagcagtgggatgAAACATTTGTGCTTGTCCTTGGAGGAATAGCCCGCCTCTTCCGTTCCTACTTTCCTCTTCTTGAAAGCTTACCCAACTTCTGGTCAG GATGGGAGTCTTTACTGGCTTTTGTTAAGAATAGCATTTTCAATGGAAGTAAAGAAGTATCACTTGCAGCGATAAATTGTCTGCAGACAGCTGTTGTATCTCACTGTGTCAAG GGAAACTTGCAACTCCGATATCTTAATTCGGTCATGGATGTGTATGAGCTTGTTTTCCAGAAGTCATCGAGTTATACGGGTGATACAGCATCGAAGGTGAAACAAGAGATTCTGCATGGTTTAg GTGAGTTATATGTGCAATCACTGCAGATGTTTGATGATAAAATGTACATGCAATTGCTCGGAATTATAGATTTGGCTATAAAGCAGGCCATCATAAGTAGCGAAAATTTTGAAACTGAATTT GGCCATGTTCCCCCTGTATTACGTCATGTTTTGGAAATCTTGCCCTCATTGGGTCCTCCTGAGCACCTTTCATCAATGTGGCTAATACTGCTAAGAGAATTTTTGCATTATCTTCCACGAGTTGATTCTGCTCTGCCAAATGAGGAAGGTGAGACTGAGCAGAGCACCATAGGTCACCGTGCAA GCAGTGAAGTATCGAAACACAAAGCTAATTCTTCGTCTGACAAAACCATTCCAACCACAAGAATTACGAGTAAAATGTTTGCAGAAAAGCTGATCCCGGCTCTGGTGGAGCTCCTCCTCCGGGCACCTGCAGTTGAAAAGTATATCCTGTTTGGGGAAGTCATCCAAAACCTGAGAAG gtgcATGATGACAAGACGAGACAATCCAGATGGTTCACTCTGGAAGGTAGCAGCTGAGGGCTTCAACCGTTTACTAGTTGAAGATGTGAAAATATGTTCTGTGGGTGATGACACAGACCTGAAAATTAGCAAAACTGCTCGCGTACGCATTTGGAAAGAAATTGGAGATGTTTACGAGATATTCCTTGTTGGTTACTGTGGACGTGCACTTTCTTCAAATTCTCTCCCTGCAGCAGCGCTTAAGGCCAATGAGAACCTTGAAATGGCCTTATTAGATGGTCTTGGTGATATTATTCTCAAGTCGACGGTTGATGCACCCCGAGAA GTTTTGGAGCGGCTTGTTTTAACCTTAGACCGCTGTGCATCACGTACATGCTCGTTGCCTATTGAAACTGTGGAGCTGATGCCTGCCCACTGTAGCAGATTCTCCTTGAAATGCTTACAAAAATTGTTTTCCTTGAGCAG tttcagCTCTGAAACTGAGAACTGGCACACAACAAGAGCAGAAGTGAGCAGGATCTCTATCATCACGCTAATGGAAAGATGTGAATCCATTTTGAGTAAATTTTTAAGCGACGAAAATAATCTAG ACAACCGTCCAATCCCAACAGCAAGACTTGAAGAGATTATCTTTGCCCTCCAAGAACTTGACCGCCTAACCATTCACCCCGAGGCTGCTTCGGTTCTTCCGTTGCAACCCTATCTGAAAACCATCCTACGCGAAGATAATCGTGACACCCGTTCCCACCTACTTGTCCTTTTCCCCTCACTGTGCGAGATTGTGTTATCAAG GGAAACGCGGGTGAGAGAGCTGGTACAAGTTTTATTACGAGCAGTTGCGACAGAGCTAGGCCTGGAAAAGGTTAGCCTATCCAGTTGA